A stretch of Aerococcus urinaehominis DNA encodes these proteins:
- a CDS encoding TrmH family RNA methyltransferase, which yields MISSKQNPLIKAAKKLTSRKGRRQAQAYLIEGPHLLEMAVQSQQLIKLILVTAAAQRSLPDNLDISAYTVEEISPDLADYLSQTPTTQAVFAVVAMKTPQPIFDQAPLLILDQVQDPGNVGTLIRTAAAFNYGGLVLGKGSVDLYNEKTLRSAQGSHFYLNCYQADLDELLPQLQAQGYQLVASNLDDHATSINDLNLDQAWAIILGNEGQGVSQDFIDMADSQAYIPMGPGAESLNVAVAGGIFMQHFNNLD from the coding sequence ATGATTAGTTCTAAACAAAACCCACTTATAAAAGCAGCAAAGAAACTTACTAGTCGCAAGGGAAGACGCCAAGCCCAGGCTTATCTCATTGAGGGGCCGCATTTATTGGAAATGGCCGTCCAAAGTCAACAACTTATCAAGTTAATACTAGTAACAGCAGCTGCCCAGCGTAGCTTACCTGACAATTTAGATATATCAGCCTATACGGTTGAAGAAATTAGCCCAGACTTAGCAGACTATTTGAGTCAAACGCCCACTACCCAGGCAGTTTTTGCCGTAGTTGCGATGAAAACTCCTCAACCAATTTTTGACCAAGCCCCCCTATTAATTTTAGACCAGGTCCAAGATCCAGGGAATGTTGGAACGCTTATTAGGACTGCAGCAGCTTTTAATTATGGCGGGTTAGTCTTAGGTAAGGGTAGCGTCGACCTATATAATGAAAAAACACTGCGATCAGCCCAGGGGAGCCACTTTTATTTGAACTGTTACCAGGCTGACCTTGATGAATTGCTCCCCCAGTTACAGGCGCAAGGTTATCAATTGGTGGCTTCTAATTTAGATGATCATGCTACTAGCATCAACGACCTAAACTTAGACCAAGCTTGGGCCATTATTTTAGGTAATGAAGGGCAGGGCGTGAGCCAAGATTTCATAGATATGGCTGACAGCCAGGCTTATATCCCGATGGGTCCGGGCGCAGAATCTCTTAATGTAGCTGTTGCTGGTGGTATTTTCATGCAACATTTTAATAATTTGGACTAG
- the pepV gene encoding dipeptidase PepV, with protein sequence MAIDWKAEVESRKDDLLADLSDLLSIESIRNDDLATADAPVGPGPKAALTAFLDLAKQDGFTTKSVANLAGHADYGEGDEILGVIAHVDVVPVDNLWDTDPFKPVVKDNRLYARGASDDKGPLMAAYYGLKIIKDLQLPLSKKVRFIIGTDEESNWQCMDAYFAEESKPDFGFSPDANFPIINGEKGLYSSRLDFPALAGDLLSFEAGQRENMVPAQATARLAKLNLETSQDQVDHYAQTNQVEVILNQLDNGQVDIKLKGQASHGAQPENGLNAGAYLADLLTQLDFAGNDQAFLSFTSQLLKDDHFGEKLAIAHEDDIMGRLTMNPGVFKGDQTGGHILLNIRVPKGLDFSDIDKQLVKWGETYGFTSQVGSKTNKPPHYVPADDPLVETLLDVYHRQTGLPAHEMSIGGGTYGRLLDRGVAYGAMFPDSVDTMHQANEFIDLDDLWAATAIYAEAIYELAK encoded by the coding sequence ATGGCCATAGATTGGAAAGCAGAAGTGGAAAGTCGTAAGGATGATCTGCTAGCAGATTTAAGTGACTTATTAAGTATTGAAAGTATTCGCAATGATGATTTAGCTACAGCTGATGCACCAGTTGGGCCCGGGCCTAAAGCGGCCTTAACGGCCTTTTTAGACTTAGCCAAGCAAGATGGTTTTACGACTAAGTCGGTTGCTAATTTAGCTGGCCATGCTGATTATGGTGAAGGTGATGAAATTCTTGGTGTCATTGCGCATGTCGATGTCGTTCCGGTTGATAACCTCTGGGACACTGACCCTTTTAAGCCAGTGGTTAAGGACAACCGGCTTTATGCCAGAGGGGCTAGTGATGATAAGGGGCCACTAATGGCTGCCTACTACGGTCTAAAGATTATCAAGGATTTACAGCTACCACTTAGCAAAAAAGTCCGCTTTATTATTGGAACGGACGAAGAATCCAACTGGCAGTGCATGGATGCCTATTTTGCTGAAGAGTCTAAACCAGACTTTGGTTTTTCACCTGATGCTAATTTCCCAATTATTAATGGTGAAAAAGGGCTATATTCTAGCCGTCTCGACTTCCCAGCCTTGGCGGGAGACTTACTTAGTTTTGAAGCTGGGCAACGTGAAAATATGGTACCAGCCCAGGCTACTGCACGTTTGGCAAAGCTTAATTTGGAGACTAGTCAGGACCAGGTGGACCACTATGCCCAGACCAACCAAGTAGAAGTTATCCTGAATCAACTGGATAATGGTCAAGTTGACATTAAGCTGAAGGGCCAAGCTTCGCACGGGGCTCAACCTGAAAATGGCCTTAATGCTGGCGCCTACTTAGCAGACTTACTCACTCAGTTAGATTTTGCTGGTAATGACCAAGCCTTCTTAAGCTTCACTAGTCAGCTCTTAAAAGACGATCACTTTGGTGAAAAATTGGCGATTGCCCATGAAGATGATATTATGGGCCGGTTGACTATGAATCCTGGTGTCTTTAAAGGAGACCAAACTGGTGGCCATATTCTCCTAAATATACGTGTCCCTAAGGGCTTAGACTTTAGTGATATTGATAAGCAACTTGTTAAATGGGGAGAAACATATGGATTTACAAGCCAAGTTGGTAGTAAGACCAATAAACCACCGCATTATGTGCCGGCAGACGACCCCTTGGTAGAGACCCTATTAGATGTTTATCACCGGCAAACTGGTCTGCCAGCCCATGAAATGTCAATTGGTGGGGGTACTTATGGCCGCTTGCTTGATCGTGGTGTCGCTTATGGGGCTATGTTCCCTGATAGTGTTGACACCATGCACCAAGCCAATGAATTTATTGACTTAGATGATCTATGGGCGGCGACAGCTATTTATGCTGAAGCAATTTATGAGCTAGCAAAATAA
- a CDS encoding winged helix-turn-helix transcriptional regulator has translation MSEVEPACMCPKLEVAVNILGKKWNGAIIYHLINHPQRFCQLRDSIEGISDRVLIERLRELSKQGLVAKCDEQGNYQAKGNCYGLTSMGQAMEPVLADLHTWAQDWVCLDKAQENVS, from the coding sequence ATGAGTGAAGTAGAACCGGCCTGTATGTGCCCTAAGTTAGAGGTAGCAGTTAACATTTTAGGTAAAAAATGGAATGGTGCCATTATCTACCATCTTATCAATCATCCCCAACGTTTTTGCCAATTGCGAGATAGTATTGAGGGCATTTCTGACCGTGTATTAATAGAGCGTTTACGAGAATTAAGCAAGCAAGGTCTGGTTGCCAAATGTGATGAACAGGGGAATTATCAAGCAAAGGGTAATTGCTATGGTTTGACCAGTATGGGCCAGGCTATGGAACCAGTTTTGGCTGATCTCCATACTTGGGCTCAAGACTGGGTGTGTTTAGATAAAGCGCAAGAAAATGTTTCTTGA
- the pheS gene encoding phenylalanine--tRNA ligase subunit alpha has protein sequence MDIIANLQEIEAELYQKIDQAESLADIKTIRIEYLGKKGPITQALREMKNISNEDRPKVGTYANNMKQKVGQLLDEKEAKLEAAALDEQLAAEALDVTLPGEPDKIGTPHIISQVMTEIEDLFLSLGYEVITGPEVESDYYNFERMNLPQNHPARDMQDTFYINDEILLRTHTSPVQARTMDQHDFSQGPLKMISPGKVYRRDDDDATHSHQFHQIEGLVVGENITLADLKGTLEVFAKHVFGEDREIRLRPSYFPFTEPSVEIDISCFKCGGQGCNICKQTGWIEILGGGLVHPNVLEMSGLDSKKYTGFAFGLGPDRVAMLKYGVDDIRHFYQNDLRFLKQFS, from the coding sequence ATGGACATCATTGCCAATTTACAAGAAATCGAAGCAGAATTATATCAGAAGATTGACCAGGCAGAAAGCTTGGCTGATATAAAAACAATCAGAATTGAATATTTAGGTAAGAAGGGCCCGATTACTCAGGCCTTAAGAGAAATGAAAAATATCTCTAATGAAGACCGTCCTAAGGTAGGGACCTATGCCAATAATATGAAGCAAAAAGTTGGCCAATTATTGGATGAAAAAGAGGCTAAACTTGAAGCAGCTGCCTTGGATGAACAACTAGCTGCTGAAGCCCTAGATGTTACCCTGCCAGGTGAACCCGATAAAATTGGTACACCTCATATTATTAGCCAGGTGATGACTGAGATTGAAGATTTGTTCTTAAGTCTTGGTTACGAGGTAATCACTGGCCCTGAAGTAGAGTCTGACTACTATAATTTTGAGCGTATGAACCTACCGCAAAACCATCCAGCTCGTGATATGCAAGATACCTTTTATATCAATGATGAAATTCTTTTGCGGACCCACACCTCACCGGTACAGGCTCGGACCATGGACCAACATGATTTTAGTCAAGGACCACTGAAGATGATCAGTCCTGGTAAGGTCTACCGCCGTGATGATGATGATGCGACCCATTCTCATCAATTCCACCAAATTGAAGGCTTGGTTGTTGGAGAAAATATAACACTAGCCGATCTTAAGGGGACACTAGAAGTATTTGCCAAACATGTCTTTGGTGAGGACCGAGAAATTCGTCTTCGTCCGAGCTACTTCCCCTTTACTGAGCCGTCAGTAGAAATTGATATTTCTTGCTTTAAGTGTGGCGGCCAAGGATGTAATATCTGTAAGCAGACTGGTTGGATTGAAATTTTGGGTGGTGGCTTGGTTCATCCAAATGTCTTAGAAATGTCTGGCTTGGATAGTAAAAAATACACCGGTTTTGCCTTTGGCTTAGGACCTGACCGAGTAGCCATGCTCAAGTATGGAGTGGATGATATCCGCCACTTCTACCAAAATGACTTACGTTTCTTAAAACAGTTTTCTTAA
- a CDS encoding pseudouridine synthase: MRLDKLISQQTIYSRKEVKKLIRAGRITVNGQLAQGPNQHVDEVLDTVSLDDEFIQYEPYIYYLLNKPAGYISSTKPGLYPTVISLLEEEIEAIYQPFPVGRLDVDTEGLLLITNDGDLAHQVTSPRHEVEKEYYAEVLGLVTEADQKAFKQGLDIGEDQKTKPSQLFIDGLDQDRQISYVRVILTEGKFHQVKRMFEAVGKEVSYLKRIRMGQCLLPDNLEIGEYLPLFREEAYQLFLDQA, from the coding sequence ATGAGACTAGATAAATTAATTAGCCAACAGACCATTTATTCACGTAAGGAAGTTAAAAAGCTGATTAGGGCGGGTCGCATTACGGTAAATGGGCAACTAGCCCAGGGTCCCAATCAACATGTTGACGAGGTCTTGGATACTGTCAGCTTGGATGATGAATTTATCCAATATGAGCCTTATATTTATTATTTACTCAATAAGCCAGCGGGCTATATTTCATCAACTAAGCCGGGACTCTATCCGACAGTAATTAGCCTTTTAGAGGAGGAGATTGAGGCAATCTACCAGCCTTTCCCGGTAGGTCGCCTTGATGTTGATACTGAGGGCTTATTATTAATTACTAACGATGGTGATTTAGCTCATCAGGTGACCTCTCCCCGCCATGAGGTGGAAAAGGAATACTATGCAGAAGTTTTAGGTTTAGTGACCGAGGCTGACCAAAAGGCCTTTAAGCAAGGGCTTGATATTGGCGAAGACCAGAAAACTAAACCTAGCCAACTGTTTATTGATGGCCTAGACCAAGACCGGCAAATTTCTTATGTTCGGGTTATTTTAACTGAAGGTAAGTTCCACCAGGTCAAACGTATGTTTGAAGCAGTTGGTAAAGAAGTTAGCTATTTAAAACGTATCCGCATGGGTCAATGTCTACTACCAGATAACTTGGAAATAGGGGAATATTTGCCGCTATTTCGCGAAGAGGCTTATCAATTATTTTTAGATCAAGCCTAA
- a CDS encoding phosphohydrolase, whose translation MPDQDYAWKSDVHFQAIIADIKDHPFVTDLKRYPQHIHGNRYVHSFAVAYYSYKICKALRWDYVAVAHAGLLHDLFYYQQGEVSFSKGNHLTNHPKIALINARLVTDLTPKEEDIILKHMWLATAKLPRYKESFVVTFVDKYVAVDEYVRPTTRQLLKAFRQFLLRIVFPRVRSARQSDQIEDVAEEIEDTIEENEESNNE comes from the coding sequence ATGCCGGATCAAGATTATGCTTGGAAAAGTGATGTGCATTTTCAAGCAATTATCGCCGATATCAAGGACCACCCTTTTGTTACTGATTTAAAAAGGTACCCCCAGCATATTCATGGTAACCGCTATGTTCATTCATTTGCGGTAGCTTATTATAGTTACAAAATCTGCAAGGCCTTACGCTGGGATTATGTAGCGGTGGCTCACGCTGGTCTTTTACACGATTTATTTTATTACCAACAAGGTGAAGTCAGTTTTTCAAAAGGGAACCACCTAACCAATCATCCCAAGATTGCATTGATTAATGCGCGTTTAGTGACTGATTTAACACCGAAAGAAGAAGATATTATCCTGAAACATATGTGGTTGGCTACAGCAAAATTGCCGCGTTATAAAGAGTCTTTTGTGGTGACCTTTGTCGACAAATATGTCGCTGTTGATGAGTATGTTAGGCCAACCACTAGACAGTTACTAAAAGCTTTCAGGCAATTTTTATTAAGAATCGTGTTTCCGCGTGTTAGATCAGCAAGACAATCTGACCAAATTGAAGACGTTGCTGAAGAAATTGAAGATACAATAGAAGAAAATGAGGAGAGTAATAATGAGTGA